From the Exiguobacterium marinum DSM 16307 genome, the window TGTCAACAACGTTAAGGGGTGGGCGAATATGTTGAAAATTGGATTAACGGGTGGGATTGCAACCGGAAAGTCCACAGTGTCTCGACTGTTTCGAGAGCGAGGGATTCCGATTATCGATGCTGATTTGATTGCGAGAAAGGTCATTGAGCCTGAGGGAAAGGCAATCGAAGGTGTAAAGGCGGCATTCCCGAAATGTTTTGATGGTGATCTATTGAATCGCCCTGCATTAGGACGTGAAATCTTTCATGATGAAACGAAGCGTCAGCAATTAAACCAACTAATGCATCCTGCGATTCGTGAAGAGATGAAAGAACAGATGCGAACACACGAGACAGCCGGTGAACCGGTCGTCATT encodes:
- the coaE gene encoding dephospho-CoA kinase (Dephospho-CoA kinase (CoaE) performs the final step in coenzyme A biosynthesis.) — encoded protein: MLKIGLTGGIATGKSTVSRLFRERGIPIIDADLIARKVIEPEGKAIEGVKAAFPKCFDGDLLNRPALGREIFHDETKRQQLNQLMHPAIREEMKEQMRTHETAGEPVVIFDIPLLFEGTMLDLVDYSVVVYCREEIQLMRLMERNGLTKEEALARIHSQIPIEDKKHQADYLVNNNGALGELPSQIDRLVEQFKAIQKKAND